One window of Marinobacterium aestuarii genomic DNA carries:
- a CDS encoding LysR family transcriptional regulator, protein MTLDPRHLLQLSVIIELGSFSLAAEQLHLTQPALSRNMKILEDRVGALLIDRSNKKVQATEVGRALAAQGHSIRMATNQASEHARDVSEGKAGLLRIGVPPMISEYLLSALITDFLKDNPNVTCVVTSTLMLDLIDKLELGQLDVVIGPLVLIDESRGLQAQQLWSDSVNIFCRKGHPLTQYAQVSTQQLRGEKWIIHPKRSFLRAQMDSYLISAGLTEIGVAIEVDSPISIIALVQSSNYLTMLPSLPVQSLVDAGQLCVVPFLQSDMPTRHAGLITRTTDMRTLLLDRFVSYLMQTCPGRMGSGLKPGA, encoded by the coding sequence ATGACTCTGGATCCGCGGCACCTGTTACAGCTTTCGGTCATTATCGAACTGGGTTCATTCAGTCTGGCGGCGGAACAGCTGCACCTGACGCAGCCGGCACTCAGCCGAAATATGAAAATTCTGGAAGATCGGGTCGGTGCCCTGTTGATCGATCGAAGCAACAAGAAGGTGCAGGCAACGGAAGTCGGCAGGGCCCTGGCGGCACAGGGGCACAGCATTCGCATGGCGACGAACCAGGCCTCAGAGCATGCCAGGGATGTGAGTGAGGGTAAGGCGGGGCTGTTGCGCATCGGAGTACCGCCGATGATCTCGGAATACCTGCTGAGCGCGCTGATAACAGACTTTCTGAAAGATAATCCCAATGTGACCTGTGTTGTCACCAGCACCCTGATGCTCGACCTTATCGACAAGCTCGAGCTTGGGCAGCTGGATGTGGTGATTGGCCCGCTGGTGCTGATTGATGAGTCCAGGGGGCTGCAGGCGCAGCAGCTGTGGAGTGACAGCGTCAATATATTCTGTCGCAAGGGTCATCCATTGACGCAATATGCCCAGGTGAGCACGCAGCAGCTGCGCGGGGAAAAATGGATCATTCACCCCAAGCGCAGTTTTCTGCGTGCGCAAATGGACAGTTACCTTATTTCAGCTGGCCTGACCGAGATTGGCGTTGCCATTGAGGTGGATTCGCCGATCTCGATTATCGCACTGGTGCAGAGTTCGAATTATCTGACCATGCTGCCGTCTCTGCCTGTTCAATCGCTGGTGGACGCAGGCCAGCTCTGCGTTGTGCCTTTCCTGCAGTCGGACATGCCCACCCGCCATGCCGGCCTTATCACGCGTACAACGGATATGCGCACCTTGCTGCTCGACCGCTTTGTCAGCTATCTGATGCAGACCTGTCCAGGCCGGATGGGGAGCGGCTTGAAGCCGGGCGCTTAG
- a CDS encoding ABC transporter substrate-binding protein, giving the protein MINKIITLTATAALFSSMVSAGLPVLEQKERYKVGFAQSESNNPWRIAETKSFKEAALSCNWDLVYTDAAGSAAKQVSDVDSMIAQQVDVIFLPPREERPLLPAVMRAKSQGIPVFLVDRSVDAKVAQAGRDYVSFLGSNFIEQGQLAAQWLIENTGGQAKIIELEGTTGSSPANDRRKGFDDEIAKHAGMTILASQSGDFARDKGRKVTETLLQSHPDVNVIYAHNDEMAIGAIQALEASGRKAGTDVLIVSIDGTRDALQAIIDGKMALTVESSPFFGPLACATLKRYVGGETIEPWVRVSDRIFTIDNAAKHIDEAY; this is encoded by the coding sequence ATGATAAATAAAATTATTACGTTGACCGCAACAGCAGCGCTTTTCTCGAGCATGGTTAGTGCGGGCCTGCCTGTACTGGAGCAAAAGGAACGCTACAAAGTCGGTTTCGCCCAATCTGAAAGTAATAACCCTTGGCGTATCGCCGAAACAAAAAGTTTTAAAGAGGCTGCACTGAGCTGCAACTGGGACCTGGTCTATACGGATGCCGCAGGCTCTGCTGCCAAACAGGTTTCGGACGTGGATTCCATGATTGCCCAGCAAGTGGATGTAATCTTTTTGCCGCCGCGTGAAGAAAGACCGCTGCTGCCGGCCGTCATGCGGGCTAAATCCCAGGGTATTCCCGTCTTTTTGGTTGACCGGAGTGTTGATGCCAAGGTCGCGCAAGCGGGCCGTGACTATGTGTCATTTTTGGGTTCAAACTTTATCGAGCAGGGGCAGTTGGCTGCCCAGTGGCTGATTGAAAACACCGGCGGGCAGGCGAAGATTATTGAGCTGGAGGGAACCACTGGATCATCGCCTGCGAATGATCGCAGAAAAGGCTTCGATGATGAAATTGCCAAACACGCGGGTATGACGATCCTGGCTTCTCAGTCCGGAGATTTTGCGCGTGACAAGGGACGCAAGGTAACGGAAACACTGCTGCAGTCCCATCCGGATGTTAATGTCATTTATGCCCACAATGACGAAATGGCGATTGGTGCAATTCAGGCACTGGAAGCGTCCGGTCGCAAGGCGGGCACTGATGTTCTCATTGTCTCCATCGACGGTACCCGCGATGCGCTGCAGGCAATTATCGACGGGAAAATGGCGTTGACGGTTGAATCCAGCCCGTTCTTTGGCCCCCTGGCCTGTGCCACCTTAAAACGCTACGTTGGCGGTGAAACCATTGAGCCCTGGGTGCGTGTTTCGGATCGAATATTCACTATCGATAACGCTGCCAAGCATATAGACGAAGCCTATTAA
- a CDS encoding sugar ABC transporter ATP-binding protein: MINHDLSPAAAIAGQAALQGAVSDQEAVLCMRGIHKSFGGIAALTDAELIIQPGEVHAIIGQNGAGKSTLIKVLNGAYKHDAGEIFFMGEKVSYGSPHEAQCAGISTIFQEVNLIGYRSITENICLGHEPKRFGMVDWKRAHSHARSTLRRFGLDLDVRKPLNEFNIATQQLVAIARAVALDARIVIMDEPTSSLDDHETSVLFGVIRELKASGVAILYVSHHLDELFEICDEITVMRDGRTVDRKHISQMTKLDMVAGMLGRSIDDVEAGGTTGFSAKSTPIGEVMLAVKGLGGASPVKNVSFKVHKAEVLGLAGLLGAGRSEVARAIFGLDRDQKRGQVFIDGCEVEFERPTDAINAQLGFCSEDRKQDGIIPQLSVRENLTLALLPRLARRGLIPEAEEREIVARYMDRLGIKASSMEQPISQLSGGNQQKVLLARWMATNPKLLILDEPTRGIDVGAKREIQLLIRELADNGLAVLMISSEFEELVEGADRVIVIQEGQSVDELTGESLRVNAIIKSVSHISHAKQ, translated from the coding sequence GTGATTAATCATGACTTATCCCCGGCCGCGGCCATTGCGGGACAAGCGGCGCTGCAGGGCGCAGTTTCCGATCAGGAAGCTGTTTTGTGTATGCGGGGTATTCATAAATCTTTCGGCGGCATAGCCGCGCTCACCGATGCCGAGCTAATCATCCAGCCGGGTGAAGTCCATGCCATCATTGGCCAGAACGGTGCCGGAAAATCGACCTTGATCAAGGTTCTCAATGGTGCCTACAAACATGACGCTGGCGAAATTTTTTTCATGGGTGAAAAGGTCTCCTACGGGTCACCCCATGAGGCTCAGTGCGCAGGGATCAGTACCATATTTCAGGAAGTTAACCTTATCGGCTACCGTTCGATAACGGAAAATATCTGCCTTGGGCACGAGCCCAAGCGGTTTGGCATGGTGGACTGGAAGCGGGCGCACAGTCATGCCAGGTCGACGTTACGGCGCTTTGGGCTGGATCTCGATGTCCGCAAACCGCTAAACGAATTCAATATTGCAACTCAGCAATTGGTGGCGATTGCGCGGGCAGTGGCTCTGGATGCACGAATTGTGATTATGGATGAGCCGACCTCTTCACTGGACGACCACGAAACGAGTGTGTTGTTCGGGGTTATTCGTGAGCTAAAGGCATCCGGTGTTGCCATCCTTTATGTCAGTCATCATCTTGATGAGTTGTTTGAAATCTGTGATGAAATCACAGTGATGCGCGATGGTCGAACGGTGGACCGCAAGCACATTTCCCAAATGACAAAGCTGGATATGGTTGCCGGCATGCTCGGGCGCAGTATCGACGATGTTGAAGCGGGGGGCACGACCGGGTTTTCGGCTAAATCAACGCCGATCGGTGAAGTGATGTTGGCGGTCAAGGGTCTCGGGGGCGCGAGTCCTGTCAAAAATGTATCTTTTAAGGTGCACAAAGCAGAAGTGCTGGGTTTGGCCGGGTTGCTGGGTGCGGGGCGGTCTGAGGTTGCACGGGCCATTTTTGGACTGGACCGGGATCAGAAACGCGGCCAGGTCTTTATTGACGGTTGTGAAGTTGAGTTTGAGCGGCCCACCGATGCCATTAATGCTCAGTTGGGGTTTTGCTCTGAAGATCGCAAGCAGGACGGTATTATCCCGCAGTTGTCGGTTCGGGAGAATCTAACCCTGGCGCTGTTACCCCGGCTCGCCCGGCGGGGCTTGATCCCTGAAGCTGAAGAACGAGAAATAGTAGCGCGCTACATGGATCGCCTTGGTATAAAAGCCAGTTCAATGGAACAGCCTATCTCGCAGCTTTCCGGTGGTAATCAGCAGAAGGTTTTATTAGCACGCTGGATGGCGACTAATCCTAAATTATTGATTCTTGATGAGCCTACGCGGGGCATCGACGTCGGGGCGAAGCGGGAAATTCAATTGCTAATTCGTGAATTGGCGGATAACGGCTTGGCGGTGCTGATGATCTCCTCCGAGTTTGAAGAACTGGTTGAGGGTGCCGACCGCGTTATTGTGATTCAGGAAGGGCAAAGTGTGGATGAACTGACCGGTGAAAGTCTCAGGGTAAATGCAATCATTAAATCGGTTTCCCATATTTCGCATGCAAAACAATAA
- the aldA gene encoding aldehyde dehydrogenase translates to MKNYQLFINGEWRESVSGETAAVISPSSEVVVGTVQKGTEADALAALKAAEAAQKLWRMVPARKRADIMRNFAVQIRTNKSRLAELLVQEQGKLLRVAEIEVEATASFIEYACDWARQIEGDILPSDNPDEQIWIQKVPRGVVVAITAWNFPLALAGRKIGPALVAGNAIVVKPTAETPLATLELGDLANKAGIPAGVLNIVTGPGRVMGNALVKSPITKMVTMTGSTPAGQSIFRAASENLAHVQLELGGKAPFIVFADANLDAAVDAAVHSRFDNCGQVCTCNERMYLHESIYDEFMDKFLGKVRRLKVGDPMLASTDIGPKVNRSELEHMEYLVAKSLEEGARIATGGKRMTGAGFDKGFWFEPTVLVDVTQDMTIIHEEAFGPILPVVKFSSFDEVIGYANDCEFGLAAMVCTSDMKTIMRCNTELEFGEIYINRGHGEQHQGFHNGYKMSGSGGEDGKYGFEQYLEKKTFYVNFA, encoded by the coding sequence ATGAAGAATTATCAGCTGTTTATAAACGGGGAATGGCGTGAATCAGTGAGCGGGGAAACGGCAGCGGTTATTTCTCCGTCCAGTGAAGTCGTTGTCGGCACTGTTCAAAAAGGTACAGAGGCGGATGCCCTGGCAGCACTTAAGGCGGCTGAGGCTGCGCAAAAGCTATGGCGAATGGTTCCAGCGCGTAAACGTGCAGATATTATGCGAAATTTTGCGGTGCAAATTCGCACTAACAAATCACGCCTGGCTGAACTGCTGGTGCAAGAGCAGGGCAAGCTGCTGCGAGTCGCAGAAATCGAGGTCGAAGCAACCGCATCCTTTATTGAATACGCTTGTGATTGGGCGCGCCAAATAGAAGGCGATATTCTTCCCTCGGATAATCCTGATGAGCAGATCTGGATTCAAAAAGTACCCCGTGGCGTTGTTGTAGCCATCACTGCATGGAACTTCCCACTGGCGCTGGCGGGCCGAAAAATTGGCCCCGCTCTGGTGGCGGGTAATGCTATCGTTGTGAAGCCCACAGCAGAAACGCCCCTGGCGACTTTGGAGCTCGGCGACCTGGCGAATAAGGCGGGCATCCCTGCAGGGGTCTTGAATATAGTGACAGGCCCAGGTCGTGTCATGGGCAATGCGCTGGTGAAAAGTCCGATTACGAAGATGGTCACCATGACGGGAAGCACGCCTGCGGGGCAATCGATTTTCCGGGCGGCGTCTGAAAACCTGGCCCATGTGCAGCTGGAACTCGGTGGCAAGGCGCCGTTCATTGTGTTTGCGGATGCGAATCTGGATGCAGCCGTGGATGCGGCTGTGCATTCGCGTTTCGACAACTGTGGCCAGGTGTGCACCTGCAACGAGCGCATGTATCTGCATGAAAGTATTTACGATGAGTTCATGGATAAATTTTTAGGTAAGGTACGCCGCTTAAAGGTGGGCGATCCGATGTTGGCCAGCACAGATATTGGGCCCAAGGTAAATCGATCCGAATTGGAGCACATGGAGTATCTGGTCGCAAAAAGCCTGGAAGAGGGCGCAAGGATAGCCACCGGCGGCAAGCGCATGACGGGTGCAGGCTTTGATAAGGGATTCTGGTTTGAGCCCACCGTACTGGTCGATGTGACCCAGGACATGACAATTATCCATGAAGAGGCTTTTGGCCCGATTTTGCCGGTGGTGAAATTTAGCAGCTTCGACGAAGTCATCGGATATGCGAATGACTGTGAATTCGGTCTGGCCGCCATGGTATGCACCAGCGACATGAAAACCATTATGCGTTGTAATACTGAGCTTGAATTCGGCGAGATCTATATCAACCGGGGTCATGGCGAGCAGCATCAGGGTTTTCATAACGGCTACAAAATGAGCGGTTCCGGTGGTGAAGATGGAAAATACGGATTCGAGCAGTATCTGGAAAAGAAAACCTTTTACGTTAACTTTGCGTAG
- a CDS encoding ABC transporter permease — MTDTTITFGHSPKPLMFKVKNILTRNGTLSAFFLLILVNLAITPNFLEIQTLYVNLTQMATIAIVAIGMTLVIGSGGIDLSVGALMALAGTVAPLIMLSDFGMSNPSIGLMVAIPVALLAASAGGLFNGVLVSRYNIQPIIATLVLFISGRGIAQVLTNGELQSFDIPAFEFLGTGRLLGIPFQAVITVVLALVCAWTLRRSIFGRYLLAVGGNEKAAQLAGVPVKKVKLVTYTVCGLLAGIAGLITTAINAASDANQTGQLMELDAIAAAVVGGALLTGGKAPVIGAVLGAAIIQLMGYTLLANGVHDAVAMVAKAFIIIVAVYLQQMRGGSK; from the coding sequence ATGACGGATACAACGATTACCTTCGGACACTCTCCGAAGCCGCTGATGTTTAAAGTAAAAAATATACTTACACGAAACGGTACCTTGTCTGCGTTTTTTTTGCTGATTTTGGTTAACCTTGCTATTACGCCAAATTTCCTGGAAATTCAGACGCTCTATGTCAACCTCACCCAGATGGCAACGATTGCGATTGTTGCTATTGGGATGACCCTGGTTATTGGTTCCGGCGGAATTGACTTGTCTGTAGGGGCTCTGATGGCACTGGCAGGTACGGTCGCGCCATTGATCATGTTATCCGACTTTGGCATGAGTAACCCTTCTATCGGTCTGATGGTAGCCATACCCGTAGCCCTGTTGGCGGCCTCTGCGGGCGGGTTGTTCAATGGCGTTCTTGTGAGCCGATATAATATACAACCGATCATTGCAACATTAGTTCTGTTTATTTCCGGTCGAGGTATCGCTCAGGTACTGACCAATGGTGAGTTGCAGTCTTTCGATATTCCGGCGTTTGAGTTTCTGGGTACTGGTCGGCTGCTGGGTATTCCATTTCAGGCCGTCATTACTGTGGTTTTGGCGCTAGTCTGTGCCTGGACATTACGCCGTTCGATCTTTGGTCGTTATCTTCTTGCCGTGGGTGGCAATGAAAAGGCTGCGCAACTGGCCGGTGTGCCGGTCAAAAAAGTAAAACTTGTCACCTATACAGTCTGTGGCTTGTTGGCAGGCATCGCCGGCTTGATTACAACCGCGATTAACGCGGCATCCGATGCCAACCAGACCGGGCAGCTGATGGAGCTGGATGCGATTGCTGCCGCGGTTGTGGGTGGTGCCTTGTTAACCGGAGGCAAGGCGCCGGTTATAGGTGCAGTGCTGGGTGCTGCCATTATCCAGTTGATGGGTTACACCCTGCTGGCAAATGGTGTGCATGATGCTGTGGCCATGGTGGCGAAAGCCTTCATCATTATTGTCGCGGTGTATCTGCAACAGATGCGGGGGGGATCGAAATGA
- a CDS encoding ABC transporter permease, whose translation MIMFGGLRYDSFLTEYNIMTFLSYNSMFILIALGMTFVIMSGGIDLSVGSVVALSSVVVAAVSPYGIEVALPVGVLVGVATGAINAFVITRLKVVPFIATLAMMLGARGMALVVSDNQSVPVSWDSNFTHFGLGKAFDYLPWPVVTTLIVFIGCWVLLEKLPFGRHLLSIGGSEESSRLMGLQVERTLWGVYVLSGALAGLAGVMLASGFGAGQPLEGMGWELSAIASVVVGGTLLTGGLGSISATLAGAILLGLIFNILNFENGSGTITFSAYWQSVIRGGFLLVVVIIQAKIINKARAR comes from the coding sequence ATGATCATGTTTGGGGGCTTACGTTACGACAGTTTCCTCACTGAATATAACATCATGACGTTTTTGTCCTACAACTCCATGTTTATCCTTATCGCGCTGGGCATGACGTTTGTCATCATGAGCGGGGGTATCGACCTGTCCGTTGGCTCGGTGGTGGCGTTATCCAGCGTTGTTGTCGCTGCTGTCAGCCCCTACGGCATTGAAGTTGCGTTACCGGTTGGCGTTTTGGTGGGTGTGGCTACAGGAGCAATTAACGCCTTTGTGATCACCCGGCTCAAAGTGGTTCCTTTTATCGCGACGCTGGCTATGATGCTGGGCGCCCGGGGCATGGCGTTGGTGGTTTCCGATAATCAGTCGGTACCTGTGTCCTGGGACAGTAATTTTACTCACTTTGGTCTCGGCAAGGCCTTTGATTATCTTCCCTGGCCGGTTGTGACGACCCTTATTGTATTTATCGGCTGCTGGGTATTGCTGGAAAAACTTCCCTTTGGTCGTCACCTGCTGTCGATCGGCGGAAGTGAAGAGTCTTCCAGGCTGATGGGTTTGCAGGTCGAGCGGACACTGTGGGGCGTCTATGTATTGAGTGGGGCTCTTGCGGGCTTGGCGGGTGTGATGCTGGCTTCCGGATTTGGCGCGGGGCAGCCGCTGGAGGGCATGGGTTGGGAGTTGTCCGCAATCGCATCGGTGGTCGTGGGAGGAACGCTTCTGACCGGAGGCCTTGGATCCATCAGTGCCACTCTGGCGGGCGCCATTCTGCTGGGCCTGATCTTCAATATCCTCAATTTTGAAAACGGCAGTGGGACTATCACCTTTAGTGCTTATTGGCAGTCCGTTATTCGTGGCGGCTTTCTGCTGGTGGTAGTGATCATCCAGGCCAAAATCATCAACAAGGCACGCGCTCGTTAA
- a CDS encoding tripartite tricarboxylate transporter substrate binding protein, which yields MKQLSRALACITLGLSALTPISSWAESFPAKPIKVIVPFAAGGQGDVMARLIIKTIEEKQLISQPIAVINVPGGGGTIGVRQAHQADADGYTLLYLHQTLMTTELLGKLKFDYHAFTPIAETNNTCLATVTGTESGIDSAESWIAKAQADPKKLKDATLLGSAAHFTTAMISKAADMQVGLVNVGGGSERIASLLGNHTQTAVLVAAPITRNPGLKGLIYYGEERNPQLPETPTAKELGYDVISCLNNVWWAPGGTPADVVSVLQNALASALEDPELIAAIEQKGDTAKLVIGDALDARLADIYARLKSVAGDI from the coding sequence ATGAAACAACTGTCCCGGGCGCTTGCCTGCATCACCCTTGGCTTATCGGCATTGACACCGATATCCTCCTGGGCCGAGAGCTTTCCAGCCAAGCCCATCAAGGTCATAGTCCCCTTCGCAGCCGGCGGCCAGGGTGATGTCATGGCACGCCTGATCATCAAGACCATCGAAGAAAAGCAACTGATTTCCCAGCCCATTGCCGTGATCAATGTACCCGGCGGTGGCGGCACTATCGGCGTTCGCCAGGCCCACCAAGCCGACGCCGACGGCTATACCCTGCTGTATCTGCACCAGACACTGATGACCACCGAACTGCTCGGCAAGCTCAAGTTCGATTACCACGCCTTTACCCCGATCGCCGAGACCAATAACACCTGTCTGGCCACTGTGACAGGCACCGAATCAGGCATCGACAGCGCCGAAAGCTGGATTGCCAAGGCCCAGGCCGACCCTAAAAAGCTCAAGGATGCGACCTTGCTAGGCAGTGCTGCCCACTTCACCACCGCCATGATCAGCAAGGCCGCCGATATGCAGGTTGGCCTGGTCAATGTCGGCGGCGGCTCTGAGCGCATCGCATCGCTGCTGGGCAACCACACCCAGACCGCCGTGCTGGTCGCCGCACCAATAACGCGCAATCCGGGCCTCAAGGGTCTGATCTACTATGGGGAAGAACGCAATCCGCAGCTGCCGGAAACACCCACGGCCAAAGAGCTGGGATATGACGTGATATCCTGCCTGAACAATGTCTGGTGGGCCCCCGGCGGCACCCCCGCCGACGTCGTATCTGTACTGCAAAATGCTCTGGCAAGCGCCCTTGAAGACCCCGAACTGATCGCAGCAATTGAGCAAAAAGGCGATACCGCCAAACTGGTTATCGGCGATGCCCTGGATGCGCGCCTGGCCGATATATATGCACGCCTGAAGTCCGTGGCGGGCGATATCTAA
- a CDS encoding GMC family oxidoreductase yields the protein METQYDYIVIGGGSAGCVAAARLARDSGGSVLLLEAGHSHRHLLLDMPPGIFKMINGSKFMRYHQTVPQEQLGGRVLDIPQGNVLGGGSSVNAQVYMRGRPSDYDDWDRVLGTDAGWAWKDVLPYFRRMEGNNRLSNDLHGIEGPLLVSDPKHVDDVSRWFVQSVQALGEPYNDDFNGPAQRGCGFYQFTNRNGKRSSSAYAYLGPLADCSALTVRVGAKVQKIELSDGVAIAVQYRDAAGELHRIRVGREVVVAAGALVSPQLLMLSGIGPGKHLREMGIDCHVNLAGVGENLIDHPEVPIIATANGPYGYFKQGVGWRMLRNGLQFKLFGSGPVTSAGVEAGAFVNPLEREASPTIQAFCVPIVYLDRDLKNSVEDTYGMTVTTVVVKPKSRGYVRLRSANPDDMPQVCPNMLGDDEDMQAMVAGQRFFLKAFQTGPLAARVKRIIAPAPDDLSDDALVAHCKRFVKTNYHPAGTCRMGREDDPLAVLDNKMRVLGVRNLRVCDMSAVPDINAGNTNAPAMMLGDRCADFMLDESDHSECRAFNPLQEARVAL from the coding sequence ATGGAAACGCAGTATGACTATATCGTGATTGGAGGAGGGTCTGCCGGATGTGTCGCGGCGGCCCGTCTGGCCAGGGATAGTGGGGGTTCGGTGTTACTGCTCGAAGCCGGTCACTCCCACAGGCACCTGCTGCTGGATATGCCACCGGGTATATTCAAGATGATCAATGGTAGCAAGTTCATGCGCTACCACCAGACCGTGCCGCAGGAACAGCTGGGGGGCCGTGTACTGGATATCCCCCAGGGCAACGTTCTGGGCGGTGGCTCATCAGTCAATGCGCAGGTCTATATGCGTGGTCGCCCGTCCGATTATGACGACTGGGATCGGGTGCTGGGTACAGATGCCGGCTGGGCCTGGAAGGACGTACTGCCTTATTTTCGCCGCATGGAGGGCAATAACCGCCTGAGCAATGACCTTCATGGCATCGAGGGACCCCTGCTGGTGTCAGACCCCAAGCATGTGGACGATGTATCCCGCTGGTTTGTCCAAAGCGTACAGGCGCTGGGAGAGCCTTACAACGATGACTTTAACGGACCTGCCCAGCGAGGCTGTGGCTTTTATCAGTTTACTAACCGTAATGGCAAGCGCAGCAGTTCAGCCTATGCCTATCTTGGCCCGCTTGCCGATTGTTCGGCGCTGACGGTACGAGTCGGCGCGAAGGTTCAGAAAATTGAACTGTCCGACGGTGTCGCAATTGCCGTGCAGTATCGTGATGCCGCAGGCGAGCTGCACCGAATCAGAGTAGGGCGTGAGGTTGTTGTGGCCGCAGGCGCTCTGGTCAGTCCACAGCTGCTTATGTTGTCTGGTATTGGGCCTGGGAAGCATTTGCGCGAGATGGGGATTGACTGTCATGTGAATCTTGCTGGGGTTGGGGAAAACCTGATTGACCATCCCGAAGTCCCGATTATTGCGACAGCCAATGGCCCCTATGGATACTTCAAGCAAGGTGTTGGTTGGCGGATGCTGCGCAACGGGCTGCAATTCAAGCTGTTTGGTTCGGGGCCTGTAACTTCAGCAGGCGTTGAGGCGGGTGCTTTCGTTAATCCGCTTGAGCGCGAGGCCTCGCCAACAATTCAGGCATTCTGTGTCCCCATTGTGTACCTGGATCGGGACCTGAAAAACTCGGTGGAGGATACCTATGGGATGACCGTGACTACGGTTGTGGTCAAACCCAAATCCCGCGGATACGTACGCCTGCGTTCGGCGAATCCGGATGATATGCCGCAGGTGTGCCCGAATATGCTCGGGGATGATGAGGATATGCAGGCGATGGTGGCGGGTCAGCGCTTCTTTTTGAAGGCGTTTCAGACCGGGCCCCTGGCCGCGCGTGTTAAGCGGATTATCGCTCCCGCGCCGGACGACTTGAGTGACGACGCGCTTGTCGCGCACTGCAAGCGCTTTGTAAAAACCAACTATCATCCTGCGGGTACCTGTCGAATGGGTCGGGAAGATGACCCTCTGGCAGTGCTGGACAATAAAATGCGGGTGCTGGGCGTCAGAAACCTAAGGGTCTGTGACATGTCTGCCGTGCCGGATATCAATGCGGGTAATACAAACGCACCGGCGATGATGCTCGGGGACCGTTGTGCCGATTTTATGCTGGATGAGTCAGACCACTCAGAGTGCAGGGCTTTCAATCCCCTGCAAGAAGCACGAGTGGCTTTATAG